The DNA region tagtgccaaatacgacgacaacccgaaaaacggggccgaggagggcgcgtagtaggcacagtactccggaccacacaatgatccgatgaacccaatggcgggtcaacagagacttgataggtctccggatgtgaggtcagcagaaggtccaacaaagagggtttatgaccatccacatctggtattcgcgtaatcgcagggaccatttgtgacaggtcgtaagctaaagcaaagtcgtgaaaggatcttcccgcgtgatcggtggtttccgaaccgagccaatcggcatggtgagcgttaaaatcgccaagtatcacgatttcagcggtaggaaccccttcgagcagggaatctgtagccatttggatgtgctcaatgagtcgctcagtttcggtatttccgctatgggacctatacaggcatgcgtagaatcgcggatggtcatcgcagtctacgcgcagccagaggctagataggtcccttccttcaagcgacccgaggcgacgagaacagatatcctctctgacgtacacgcaaactcccgcccgcggcacaaatgaatgttccaatttgtaccccgggtaggagaggtaggaagtatcagccgggaaggatatctgagtctcagtaaggaagaataaggccggcttcgcagtttcgaggtgaaagtgaaccgcgttaagattagagttgagccccctaacattggtaaagtccactgagagcgtggaaggggatgccttcggtaaattcttccgtttgccccgagatcgaaacttatagttttttgagcagtttttgcccaccccagaatacgaagggcagcctgtgcatccaccaccgaatactgattgttccgatgatggacgctcagagggggattctccacagcggaaacgtgtggtacccccctggggtaatctctgtttaaactgcatcttcatattctgggggaggggggaattgatgggctccgggagtctcactcaccgcacgaaacgcgagtacaataagatgaacctattgcatcacttcacgccggttttgtgagacagtggtactgccccggtcgtgcctgcccgattggctgaagcccgaaagcaacagcatggcactcccactaggaaaaTGGTGGTTttccatatatattattaaaacatctaTCTGAATCTAgacaaaacttaattttgaGCATTCTTAATAGTCTCTGGCATAAAAAATTGATACTAAGTTCATGATGACTGAATGTGTAATAATACCTATAATGAATCCAGATAAATCACCTGAACAGATTAGTTCCTACTGTCCAATTTCATTATCATCATGTCTTGGAAAGATATTTGAAAACAAGGTGAAGTCAATAATCTCATTCTGCATGTTCATTATGGATTTTGTAGAGGTCAAAGTGTCCTGATCTGCATTTCAACTACCTCATCAGAGAcctgaaaaatacaaaataaaagagttaaatacaattacaaaGTTTGTGTATTTCTAGAAGGTGCATCTGAAACCTGGCACGCTACTGGTGTAGTACTGAGTAATACTAGTATACCTGTATGATTGTGTGAATGGATTTATGAATTAGTTTTTCCTTTGTTAGGCACagcaatattttgtatagacCTAAAACTGCATCAAAGGGTACTTATTGTACCAGGTACAACTTTACCAATATTGGTATATAACTTGTATACTCGTGGGGTATGTACCTATACTTGATGTTGTCTATAGTGATGTTATTCAACGAGTACCTTATACCTTACTCAAATGCTTTTCTATTATCATGTTCAATGGTGTTATCAATATAAGATGTCTAGCTGGTGTTGCACAGGGTACAGAACCTAAAATacttttagtattatataaattgatagTAGGAACTATTTTGGTTAGAGTTATTTGGCTTTTTTGCCACAGAAATtggatatatgtattatacagAACAGTGTTTTGAGGATGATATCAGGAGAAATCTGTTTCACTCCCATAAGGGCTATGAAAGTCAAACTACTATTATGCCATTGATATTGAGATGACTTATGCTTGCAAAAAGATACTGTCTGAAACTATTATCATCAAATAATCTCCAAATTATAAACAGGATAATACCTCACCCAATCAATATAGATGGTCCACTGACATCACATAATGATCTTCTCAATTCTCAAAGATCTACATCTCCAACTTTGTGCCAGATCTTCATAGAAATACAATCTCAttattcaaacataaaaaaacaacctCTTTATTTTCCACAAATTTGTTGATAATTTTCTTGTTCCTGTCTTTGATACTTGCATTGATAGAGgcttagaaatataaataaatatgtaattaacaGTTAGAATATAGTGGTGAATTCAAAGATTGTCTCATTTGCattgtcattattatataacatgaGCAAATAAGATGAGAACATGGGTTTCAAACAGTAGTTAAGAACATGGAGATGTATGGGATCCCTCCAACATTTCCAATTGTATGATAATGTTGTGAACATGATACTTGTGTTGACTACTCAGGCTCGGAtcggtatatatatatggcaaTGTATTTTCTACCTTGATTCATCTTAATACTATGTGTTGACATATTGTTTACACAATATTGTAAGGACATGCTCTTATTTCACCGTGCCTcgttaattcatatttattcattgttttaaatttaattacagtaATTAACTGGACTAAACTTTCCAAAAttgaccgtcgatttaaaagcccatatttttattgtagatagtactcactaaaagaaaaaagttttGCAAAGTTTTCGGTTGCGCAAACTTACGGTTCATgagatacattttttaaaacttttcatacaaattggtaaataacacgccattacaaaatatatttgacataattgatgtcaaacgtcaatcacttagtGTAGGGTTccgattattttttattttgtcaaacatttattaatgataaGTGCACACTTCACAAATCAAATAGAGGTAAATTTAACTGATTGTTCTTAGTTCTAAACAGACTGTTCTAAACATTCAGAAACGAGATTATGACACCCGTATGTCAAAGTCCACTACATTATCTGGATTTTGCTCGTATTATCataagataatttatataaaagtctaATTGCAAAACGGTGACggtataattaaacataagtgaaaattaatttcagcTTAAAACCTACAAAACAACCaaagtttaatttagttaaacataaaaaattaatgaatacatTATCTGTACTTTCAGTTTCAGACACGACGCTTCTGaggtttataataacaaatttataaccACGTTCCATATCATCTACACCCATCTTCCCATCTTCTCAACTCAAGTACACATTTCTTGCAGTGGCTCTTCGGTTTCTGTCAGATTCGGGTGGAGCTCCCGACAGTCATTGATCAACTGCCAAGTGGATTATGACATCCAGTCCTTGAGAGTGCGCGAGTACTTAGAGTGTCAGAAGACGAAAGAGCTGGTCTTTGTGTATGCATCGCATCAAATTGCGTTTCCACTTGGGAGTACGAACTTCAATCCGAAacatattgattattttagaATCCTGCCGTATAGTTACATCAAACATTCTCCCAGCCCTACTAGGTCCACCGGGTCCAGCAATTACAatcttaaaacatatttcgaCGACAACCAGATGGTTATCGCTGATAATATCAGCACCTCTTTAGTTTCGAACATTGAGCAACGACGAGCGCCAGTTCTCAAACGCTCAATTTGGTTTTCCTTATGCCATCCAGTAATTTTTACGTGTACATCTCTATGGATGAATTGTGTTCCACCGATGGTCAGATTTTGATGTTGGCAGAAGTCCATAATTCATTCAACATACAATGGAGATTTACCGGACTCTTGAGCTGAAACCCAAATGATCTTTACGGAGTCAGAGAGGAGGAAACCGCTGCTGTCGAGTTATCCTCATTTTCCTTTCCGAAGTATCCGAAGTTTTGGGACTTTCTCAGTTCACCAAAACCAATTCTGCGCACTTTGCTTAAATCAAGTATTTGAAGATTGTATTTCTACTTCCGCTTGTGCTAGTCGACTGGTCTGAACTGCTACTGTTATGATTTCTCTAATTATTGTGGATTTATAAGCACGTAGGACTACTGTGTCTAATCCAATTGTGGGGAAGCCACTTCAGAGCTTCCAGACAACCTCGGTTACACGCGGGTTTCCTCCCTAGTGAGTGGGTCTGTTTTGAGGCACTGAATATTCGCCTTTTGACCTGTATTCTCAGCTCAGAGTTCGAGACAGTGAGTGAGCACGCGTGAGCGTGGCTGCGGCAGGTTCCAGGTTagacttattataattaataaattacacattatatttcaatcaaaACCCATATAAGAAAGTGTTTTTGATAGTCCAAATACACACAGTCCAAATATGCCAAAATCATATCATTCGACGAGAGTCAATGGACATCCAGTTATATGTACCACCTGTGGTAATAAACTCAGTGTAGCTTAACATAGCCTTGACTCCGAGTGTATGTCATTGATACAAGTAGTTATCCATTTTGAGTTATGACATCTAAGaatcattaataaaacttcACCTACCAGCCAACTGCCAAGGCTATTTTTTGACGTTTTAGTTAACTACTAACAAGTCTAATTTGCTATTTTCTATTTCTAGTCGCATTTAACTTGAATGACTTACTATGTGTTGTTAGTCACGTTTACGCTATTCCTAACAATACATTCATAACAAAAGAGCAAACagtaaacttaatataatattatcttaagTAAAGTACACGCGCAAAGGTTAGagaataattgatattaagaAGTTCAACCGTTTCTAAAATCTcgattattaagtaataatgacGATTAATACACTATCTCTGATACGATATgctgttataaatatttcccaAAATGTGtgagtataaataatagattttagGTAACTGTGCCTTATTATTTGAGTAggtaaaatcaatttaattgtttatgtcATAAAATAGTCAATGAGTTATTTGTTTCTTACTTATCAATAAATTCTTTCCTTTGTCTTTAATATTCTGctgtaacattttttattactttaaggaattaatataatataatttctttctTATAGTCTTATGAATAGATAAAGCTAATTTTCTAAGGTTAAGTACATATTTGTAGGAAAATCCAACATATTTATGGCCCATaatacattgtaataatagTACTCAATTGTCTTAATTTGCATGCAtgtatcatatatatttttaataaaaatgttattacatGTATATTTTCTGCTCAGACagtaaatgtttattactttCAGACAAATTCAATCATGTTTACGAAGAAATATCACAAGCTTATCTGCTAGTAAGGCAAATACAACAGTTGATAAGGAAGATGTGAATAGACACAGCAAACACATGAAGGCCTGGTGGGATCCTAAAGGCAAGCTAGGAGTGCTCCACTCTTTTAATATGCTGAGGTACGGAATCCTTACTATGTGTTAACTCAATTTAGTTTGGATTGTAACTAGCCAGCAACCTGAAatgtgtattaataattaacacaagTATTATTTCTTAGAGTTCCATTAGTCAGAGATGGTCTCATTAGTGAGCCAGAGAAAGAGAAAACTCTTACACCTTTATCCAATAAGACTATTCTAGATGTTGGCTGTGGTGGAGGAATATTATCAgaggtattatttttatattaatgttttataacataGCTATTTCCACACAAGGGAATAATTGACAATTACAATTGAACAAATAATCTGGTATAGTTATAGCGGTATTAGATATcacatttgttaatttaaatttgattaggTGCCAATGAAGGTATCACTTATAGTATTCTTAAGGTCTTATTACACAgataaattagtataattattatgcaaCACTACAGTGTTGGATGTGGTGCATAactaaacacaatttgacacgaagtttaaaggtattttagttaaatgactgtttctatttaatttagtttaaaggggttaattattaaagattacctttttttaaagagtaGGTAGGACTTAATAGTGTTATGGAATGTATGTTGTGTATACTTAAAAAACCTTAAGGATTTTTATCCCTGTCCCAGGCTTTGGCCAGAATAGGCGGCGTCGTGACGGGGGTGGACGCCAGTGAAGAGTTAATCGAGTGCGCCAAACGACACAGTGACCTCGACGAGAAGATTGCCCACAATAAGCCCGCATACTTCTGCTCCACCATCGAGCATCACGCCGAGGAATACCCGAATCGCTACGACGCGGTGGTGGCCTCGGAGATCATCGAACACGTGGCCGACAAGGAGCTCTTCGTTCGGGCCTGCGTGTCATGTCTCAAGCCCGGTGGCCGCATCTTCGTCACCACGCCCAATAGGAGCCTCTGGACCCGGGTGCTGGGCATCTACGTGGCCGAGTACGTAATGGGCATGGTGCCCGAGGGCACGCATCAGTACCACAAGCTCACCACGCCGAACGAGGTCTCTTTTCTGCTTGAGAGAAGTACGGTCCACTCCTGAAGTACTCGGAACCCTTTCTGAACTGTTGAGGTGatctttatgatatttttcagATTGCTGTCACGTCGAGCTGATTCACGGCATGATGTACAATCCCTTTTCTGACAAGTGGTCTTGGGTCAATTCCACTAAGCTCATGTTCGCCATGCAGGCGATCAAGTTGGAACCCGAACACAAATAAAGTCCTACGAGTGATTCTGTACTGTTGCGATAATAAAGTtgttgcttttatttattcgtttaaCCGTAATGTTTGGTCGGTTCGACAACATGATTTTTCATTTGAGGGGGAAATCGCTTAGAATAAGAATAGAAACCtcgtaaaatgttttatcactTGTGTCCCATTTACAATAAGACACCTAATTCACTTCGTGATCTGATCGTTTCTGGGAATGGTCAATCACAtcagaaaattgtaatttgcataatgttaccctagtttttaGGAGGCTCAAACATTTTTCAGGCAGTTTCAGAACaagtgtagtcgagtggtacACTTTTCAGGaaacccgttttcaggcctaaCTATATGCCTACctctttgatgaaggaatattctagaccaaattTTCTAGGTGTCGGACAAGGACGGAATGATACGCGCGAGAGAGGGAAGATCGGAGCCTTGTCGAAGCTAGACCGAGCTCTCTACGCGGACGGCTACGCCgaacgacaaggacggagcaatgtGGAAACGAGATAGAGACTACgtcgttctagaattgtgcaaacGCTACTCGATAGCGATCCCGCCTAGAGATTTCCCGAAATTGATCaagattattcccagggatatataagcgagccgaaacgcgaatAGTTAATTCAGTTTCGAATGCGATATCAAGAGATAAAGTGAAGAGAAGTGATCAAACACAGCGTGAAAAGTgcgtaattaaagtaattagtgactgtattttgtacaatatttaaacaaatcgtAACGTTCTTCTACCCATGTCAATTAAACACCAACAAAACACCTTATCCAGACTACGCTCCGCCCCTCCTGAGAAGTACAAGACCACTGAACTGGTATTTGAACGAATGAAAGCCGTCAAGTAGCGCATGGGTAAGCCCTCTACTtggtataaaaaaaagaaaaatgtataaaaattaaccgaAGATTTTTTTGTGCGCATAAATCTTTTTGGATacgtattaaaacaaaaagatcTCGAGTATGACtgctcatttattatattaaacgtagattaaatataataataaaatacgttacACGTGATATCAATACAAACAGACTTATACTCTACACGCcccttttgaaaaaaaaaaagtttttttttagtactaTACAAAAGTTAACCGatgataaacaaaaaaaaatacccttatCACAAATTAAACTTAGAAGAGATATAATTTTGTCATATTCTTatgaacaatattatttttcaatatttctacattaagTGATAAATCTCTAACAACTTTATAAGTACCTGAAGTACTAAATCTACTTCATTTCTCACTAATATTAGCTCATTTGgagtatattttataggatttgtatatttaatcatCTAATCAGTAAATTAACTCTAGCTTTTTTTTGTGACAGCTGTAAATGTCGTAGCCGTAGTTGATATATACATGGGTTCTTTGATAGGTGTAGAATGTCTATATCGTTGGCATACATCACAACGCTTTACAAAGTCTTTTAAAGATGTAAAATCCGATCAATGCCGGGCCagtaataatatcttttaatataatttgacatCCTTCTCACCCAGCATGGCCACTACTGGGTAAGAGAGATCATTTTCGTTTCTTTTAACTAGGCCAACTTTctctatatttaattgtttacacATTTTATCTAGTTCTCTCACGAATTCACCTCGAGAAATACGCGATTGagaatctaaaaaaaactaatataaattgttctCTTACTACCTATAAAACTTAACTAACGAAATAGACCGTAGTAAGTCTTGTTACCGGTGTGGCCAGCCAGGTCATCGTGCGTCTGTTTGTTCATCCAAACCGCAATGTCCTCTGTGTATTGCGGCAGGTAAAACAGCGGATCATCGACTGGGGGGGAAAGCTTGTACTGCTCCCAGTCAAAAGTTGCCCAGAAGATTCAACACGAAGGTTTCAGTAGAACCATCTTTGTGCAGTGACATAATGGAGACCCAAGAAATTGTAATTAGTTAGTATGGATCTACGTTTTATTCAATCTAACCTGAACCACTGTGCAAGTGCTCAAGACCTTTTAATTCAGAGTTTGACACAGTGGATCGTTAATATAGGGATTGTTTCAGAACCATACATGGTTCCAGATAAAAACAACTGGGTCGGTGACCGTGATGGTCTTGTtacgatttttataaatgatgtcAACTTGCTGTTAGTTGCTTCAAAAATGCAGGGTAGAGGTTGTGTTGCTTTAAAAATTGGAAGAATTGCAGTTGTCGGTGCTTATTTTTCCCCTAATAAAACGCTTGCTGAATTTGAAACGTTTTTGTCCGAACTGGGCTGTCTTATATCATGGTGTCGACCGCTCGATCTTATTGTCGCTGGAGACTTCAATGCTAAATCTACAGTGTGGGGGTCTCCAGTAACTGATGAACGTGGTGACGCTTTGTTGGATTGGCTAGCTGCTCAAAATTTGGTGTCTCTAAATCGGGGTAATGTTCAGACTTGCGTACGTGTGAATGGTGGCTCTATTGTGGACGTTACTTTTTCAAGTCCTGCACTTGCAAGTTATGTTTATAGATGGAGGGTGTTGTCAGATGTTGAAACTTTATCAGACCACAAGTACATTCGCTTTGACATCAATGATTCTTCTGTAAGTATTCCGGGTTCTGCTCCATCTGAGATAGGTCCTAAATGGTCCCGAAAAAATCTAGACAAAGATGCGCTTTTCGAGGTATCGTTAGTAGAAGCTTGGAATCCCAAACcttcaaatattacaattgatTCTGAGGTGGAATGGTTTAGGAACTCACTCACTCGTATCAGTGACGTTACTATGCCCCGGATCGGTCCCATCTCACCTAAGCAAAGCGTCTATTGGTGGTCATCCGAACTAGCCCAACTACGAGCGGAGTGTGTTAAGGCACGTCGTCGGTACACGCGTTTTAGAAGAAGGCATCTCAGTTACCGTGATCAGGACGAAGAGGCAAGTTTATATTCTTCTTATCAAGCAGCAAAAAGGGCTCTTCGGATGGAAATAGCTGAAGCAAAGGATAGGGCATGGAAGGAGCTCCTGAACTCCTTGGATCGTGATATGTGGGGGCGACCATATAATATTGTCATGAGTAAACTCCGTCCCTGGAGGCCGCCGCTAACATCCACAATGGAGCCAACGTTTCTTGAGATGGTTATTACATGGCTGTTTCCTTGTGATTCTATTCCTTTTATTAATGTCGACTTTGATCGTTCAGAGGATATTCCTGAGGTGTTAGAGGGTGAGTTAGGGgcaggtatttttaaaattcaaaacaaaagaacCGCTCCTGGTCCTGATGGATTGCATGGAACGGTTTTGGCGCAATCTCTTAATAATGGTTTATCTAACAGATTTCGAGATCTCCTTTCTGATCTTTTGAGGAACGGCATATTCCCTAGTAGCTGGAAAGTCGGTCAATTGCTTCTTCTTAGGAAGTTCGGGAAACCGGTAGATTCACCTTCGGCGTATCGACCTATTGTTTTACTTCCTGAGGTGGGAAAACTGTTTGAGCGAATAATTGTCTCGCGCCTCGAGAAGCATCTTCTGATCGTTGGTCCAAATCTGTCTGAGTCTCAATTCGGTTTTCGGCGTGCTCGTTCTACAATTGACGCCTTAGCTAGGTTAAGGGACTTGTGCGAAGAAACTGTCTCTGGTGGTGGGGTTGTGTTGGCGGTTTCGCTAGATATTGCGAATGCATTCAATACTATTCCCTGGAGAGCGATTATGGACGGTCTCTTTTATCATGGCGTGCCTGTTTACTTACGACATGTAGTAGGAGCTTATCTCTCTGAACGATCGATCATATATCCAAGTCGGGAAGGTTGGAGATGTTATCAGGTTCGATGTGGAGTTCCCCAAGGGTCGGTTCTTGGGCCCCTTTTGTGGAACATTGGATTTGATGCAGTCCTTCGAGGTAGACTGATGCCAGGAGTAGGCTTAATATGTTATGCTGACGATACCCTTGTGACGGCCAAGGGATGTAATTATCAAGAGGCGAGTTTGTTAGCTGCTGCTGGAGTAGAACAAGTAGTGACTCGTATAAGGCGACTTGGCGgctttacaaaaatctgaagtCATTTTTTTTGCAAGGAGGTCTCCACCTAGAGGCGctgaaataattgtagatGGCGTTCATATGGCAGTAAAGTCGACTTTGAAATACCTCGGGTTGGTTCTCGATGCCCGTTGGACTTTCAAAGCTCATTTTGCAGCCCTGGCACCCAAGCTTGTCGGTGGGCCAGGCGAGGGCTGTAGGCATCTTTATGCTGGTGTATTACGTGCGAAAGCTCTTTATGGTTGTCCGATATGGACGGATAAGTTGACATTTTACAACAAAGGTATACTGAGGCGGTCACAGCGTAAAGTTGCCATTAGAATTGCGAGGGCATACCGTACAGTATCCTGTGATGCAGCATGTGTCATAGCCTCCACTCCACCTTGGCACTTGGAAGCTCTGGCTTTGGGAGACATTTTTTGGAGAAGAGCTGAAGCCAGGAGTGGTGGTTTTGACCCACCTCTGGAGGTAGTCAAGGTGTGGAAGGAGGAGTATCGCCGCTTAATTTTGCAAGAATGGAGGGAAGAGTTAAGTGAATGTCGGTTTGGTTTACATACCGTTGATCTTATTCGTCCCTTTTTGAAACACTGGATGGACCGAAGGTGGGGATCGCTTTCCTATCGGCTCGTGCAGGTTCTCTCTGGCCATGGATGCTTCGGAAGTTATCTGCATCGAATCGTTGGAAGAGAGGCGACACCCGCTTGTCATCATTGTGACTGTATAGATGATACGGTGAGGCATACAGTGGAGGAGTGTCCGGCTTGGGACTACTTTCGCTCGGTGCTTGCTGATAGCATTGATGGCAATCTGTCGCTTCCactaattattcaaagaatgGTGGAAGCTGACAATGACGGTCCTTGGAATGCCTTCAAGGCTTTTTGTGCGGTCGTCATGAGTCAGAAAGAGAATGCGGAGCGTCAGCGTGAAAATGATTCAGATGCTCCGCCAGTAAGGAAACGACGACCGGGGCAGCGACGCCGTGTTTTCGCACGTCTGCCCTAAGTTAAGATTTGGAAGATTTGTGTGTGAGAGGAGTCATGTGGCATTGTGGCATTCGCGTTTGGCGGGGGTAAGGATAGGGCTCAGCTGTTACCTGCCGTCGCCCTTTGGCGAGCTGAAGTCATCCGtcaggttttagtgggtagggtttattaagtctgagtcccacataatccctgctggtgtaaaataccgtagggatatgcgtaaaagcatttcctgacgaaaaaaaaaaaaggttaggttaggtttttctttaattttgtttgtactcaattgtttttactgtttatgttGGCTTATAAGCTATATACAAGTGGTCCGCAAAAAATGGATGGAGATGCAAGGAAAAAGTGGCTATTTGATACCGCCTTTGTTCCTTGCATCTTTACAAGGTTGTCACTTACACGAAAgttcttaaataaaagtgaTACAATACGAATTTATCTGTTACTTGGAAATTATACAGTGTTGTAAGTTTTGACATGTTTATGAGGTCCAATATGACGTGGAGTCTcagtacttaaaaaaaaattaaataaaaccaacaTTATAGAAATTAACTTGAAAGAGGTTTCTATTACTTCTATTACTGTAATAGCgctaaaattaagtaattattgtagtaaaaataaaatataataaaattaacattatagaAATTAACATAAGAAATGGTTCCTATTACTTCTATTACTGTAATAGggctaaaattaaataattattgtagtaaCAAATGATTTAACTCTATACATCAAAAAAAGGtgagaaaaagaaaataattaaacgttGACAATAAACTCGGTTAATCAGCATGTAGGAGTTttaaaggtaataaaaataatagtcagTTTCACATAGGAATTTAGCTATTGAATTGCTTAAGGCAGTTGACGATATGAGTCATTAATTTGATGAGAGAATCTAGTTTTGAGGGGTGCGAAATTAATTCTCCTATGGAGAAGGGGTTTAGATGCATGTTGTGTTTTGTGAATTTTTGTGTGTTGGTTGTGTCGCTGATTTATAAATCTTGGGCACTCCTCTAACAAGTGTTTTAGTGTCTGCGTTGTGTGATTGTCGCATGGGCATGTGTCGTTGTCAGTGATTTTGAATCGGCTCAGATAGCTTTTGGCGAAGGAGTGTCCTGTGAGGAATTGTGTGAGTTGAAAGGAAATGGGTGTTGTTGAGAAGAATGAATGTATATCTTCTAGGTTAGGGAATATGTTTACCGTGAAGCGGCCTGTGCACTCTCCTACATATCTgttgttattaattactttagtcGAGTTCTTTATTGTTGACTTAATGTAAGACAGGGGGCATACAATATGGGATGGGGAGCAGTGCAGGTTCGCAGCTTTAGAGGCTGCTGCGTCCGCGGCTTCGTTACCAGGTATCCCGGAGTGTTCTTTCACCCATTGAAATAGGATCTCGGAgtttttatgtgtattttttatctggTGAATCGTGTCGTGTATTTGTGCTACAAGTGGGTGTGTGTCAGATGGTTGTTTGAGTGCGGCTAGTGATGATTGTGAGTCGGTATGAATGAGCGAGtgggttatattatttttatgaatgtgTTCCACTGCCTTGAGAATTGCAAACAGCTCGGCCTGAAAAACTGAGCTAGTGCtgagtaatttaaataattttgtaagtttGGGTGTGTGGCCGGAGGGTGGAAAGACAACAAATGCCGCGCCGACAGAGCCGTCGTTTTGTTTGCTGCCGTCCGTGTATATGTGCATGTGCGATTT from Pieris brassicae chromosome 2, ilPieBrab1.1, whole genome shotgun sequence includes:
- the LOC123718905 gene encoding ubiquinone biosynthesis O-methyltransferase, mitochondrial-like, giving the protein MKAWWDPKGKLGVLHSFNMLRVPLVRDGLISEPEKEKTLTPLSNKTILDVGCGGGILSEALARIGGVVTGVDASEELIECAKRHSDLDEKIAHNKPAYFCSTIEHHAEEYPNRYDAVVASEIIEHVADKELFVRACVSCLKPGGRIFVTTPNRSLWTRVLGIYVAEYVMGMVPEGTHQYHKLTTPNEVSFLLERNCCHVELIHGMMYNPFSDKWSWVNSTKLMFAMQAIKLEPEHK